The following are encoded in a window of Massilia sp. R2A-15 genomic DNA:
- the rodA gene encoding rod shape-determining protein RodA, with amino-acid sequence MAHFQERRSLWRRTKHYFNVFDPALALILFLLLATGLVTLSSAGMDFPGRVEGQIRNIVLAFVIMWIAANVPPQTLMRFAVPIYTLGVSLLVAVFLFGVVKKGARRWLHIGFDIQPSEIMKIAMPLMLAWYFQQRSGMLRWHSFLLAAVLLFVPVGLIAKQPDLGTALLVAASGFYVIFLAGLSWKALVGLVAAVGASLPVAWSMMHDYQRERVMTLIDPTSDPLGKGFHIIQSTIAIGSGGVMGKGYHKGTQAYLEFIPERTTDFIFSVYSEEYGLVGNLFLLFLYLLLIGRGLMIAANAPTLFTRLLAGAITMIFFTYAFVNMGMVSGILPVVGVPLPFMSYGGTALFTLGLGAGILMSIQKNRKLVQT; translated from the coding sequence GTGGCGCACTTTCAAGAACGGCGCTCGCTCTGGCGGCGCACCAAGCACTATTTCAATGTATTCGACCCGGCGCTGGCGCTTATCCTGTTCCTGCTGCTGGCCACGGGACTCGTCACGCTCAGCTCCGCCGGCATGGACTTCCCCGGCCGCGTCGAAGGACAGATCCGCAACATCGTGCTGGCCTTCGTCATCATGTGGATCGCGGCGAACGTGCCGCCGCAGACCTTGATGCGCTTCGCGGTGCCGATCTACACGCTCGGCGTCAGCCTGCTGGTGGCGGTGTTCCTGTTCGGGGTGGTGAAGAAGGGCGCGCGGCGCTGGCTGCACATCGGCTTCGACATCCAGCCGTCCGAAATCATGAAGATCGCGATGCCGCTGATGCTGGCCTGGTACTTCCAGCAGCGTTCCGGCATGCTGCGCTGGCATTCGTTCCTGCTGGCGGCGGTGCTGCTGTTCGTCCCGGTAGGCCTGATCGCCAAGCAGCCCGACCTCGGTACCGCGCTGCTAGTGGCCGCGTCGGGCTTCTACGTGATCTTCCTGGCGGGCCTGTCGTGGAAGGCGCTGGTCGGCCTGGTGGCGGCGGTGGGCGCCAGCCTGCCGGTGGCCTGGTCGATGATGCACGACTACCAGCGCGAGCGCGTGATGACGCTGATCGATCCGACTTCCGACCCGCTGGGCAAGGGCTTCCACATCATCCAGTCCACCATCGCGATCGGCTCGGGCGGCGTGATGGGCAAGGGCTACCACAAGGGCACGCAGGCCTATCTCGAATTCATCCCGGAACGCACCACGGACTTCATCTTCTCTGTGTATTCGGAGGAGTACGGCCTGGTGGGCAACCTGTTCCTGCTGTTCCTGTACCTTCTTCTGATCGGCCGCGGCCTGATGATCGCGGCGAACGCGCCGACCCTGTTCACGCGCCTGCTGGCCGGCGCGATCACGATGATCTTCTTCACCTACGCCTTCGTCAACATGGGCATGGTCAGCGGCATCCTGCCGGTGGTCGGCGTGCCTCTGCCGTTCATGAGCTACGGCGGCACCGCGCTGTTCACGCTGGGCCTGGGCGCCGGCATCCTGATGAGCATTCAGAAAAACCGCAAGCTGGTGCAGACATGA
- a CDS encoding septal ring lytic transglycosylase RlpA family protein translates to MMRRLICVAAALALAACGTTQHKPAAPVPASPRAPVAAHPKAVDLPALPAAGSGRGGYYLDDGPGDNPPPGLRDVPDAVVKAEVLSKYGNRPYVVFGKTYTPVTGDAPFTQRGVASWYGKKFHGQRTSSGELYDMYKMTAAHPTLPIPSYARITSLATGKSVVVRVNDRGPFHSSRVVDVSYTAALKLGLLGKGSHEVEIERLFAGRPEQPTPVTTLVVEEHTLQENEARVEAAPLVRRQTDGFYLQLGAFGRQESAAGVRSRVLASGAVEQVEVVQAGAVHRLYGGPFASRDEALKAARALPSTLGIKPIVVRRSAD, encoded by the coding sequence ATGATGCGGCGCCTGATTTGCGTGGCGGCGGCGCTGGCGCTGGCCGCCTGCGGCACGACGCAGCACAAGCCGGCGGCGCCGGTTCCGGCCTCTCCGCGCGCGCCGGTGGCCGCCCATCCCAAGGCCGTGGACCTGCCGGCGTTGCCGGCCGCCGGCTCGGGCCGGGGCGGCTACTATCTCGACGACGGGCCGGGTGACAATCCGCCGCCGGGCCTGCGCGACGTGCCCGATGCGGTGGTCAAGGCCGAGGTGCTGTCGAAGTACGGCAACCGGCCCTACGTCGTGTTCGGGAAAACCTACACGCCGGTGACCGGCGACGCGCCGTTCACGCAGCGCGGCGTCGCCAGCTGGTACGGCAAGAAGTTCCACGGGCAGCGCACGTCGTCGGGCGAGCTTTACGACATGTACAAGATGACGGCTGCCCATCCGACCTTGCCGATTCCGTCGTATGCGCGGATCACGAGCCTGGCGACCGGCAAATCGGTGGTGGTGCGCGTCAACGACCGCGGGCCTTTCCATTCGAGCCGCGTGGTGGACGTTTCCTACACGGCGGCGCTGAAACTGGGCCTGCTGGGGAAGGGCAGCCACGAGGTTGAAATCGAACGCCTGTTTGCCGGCAGGCCGGAGCAGCCCACACCGGTGACGACGCTGGTGGTGGAAGAGCACACGTTGCAGGAGAACGAGGCGCGCGTGGAAGCGGCGCCGCTGGTGCGCCGGCAGACCGACGGTTTTTATCTGCAGCTTGGCGCCTTCGGCAGACAGGAGAGCGCGGCCGGCGTGCGCAGCCGCGTGCTCGCATCGGGCGCGGTGGAACAGGTGGAAGTGGTGCAGGCCGGCGCCGTGCACCGGCTGTACGGCGGCCCGTTCGCCAGCCGCGACGAAGCGTTGAAGGCGGCGCGCGCGCTGCCTTCAACGCTGGGAATCAAGCCGATCGTGGTGAGACGCAGCGCCGACTGA
- a CDS encoding SPOR domain-containing protein, producing MLKFIFWSLLAANAVLLAYSQGMLGHFSGNEHEPARMKNQLNAGKMVMVAAPPAPAEPSKAAETVACLAVGNLAAAEARRFESRLASLQLGDRMKRETSAGSDATSHIVYIPPQGSKEGAEKKAGELKALGVTDYFIMSDSSAMKWGISLGVFKSEAAAQALLASLVKQGVHSARIASRGGSAEKVEFRFRGIDAAAKARIVDIAGSFASAETGSCK from the coding sequence CCAGGGCATGCTTGGGCATTTCAGCGGCAATGAGCACGAGCCGGCGCGCATGAAGAACCAGCTCAATGCCGGCAAGATGGTAATGGTCGCGGCGCCGCCGGCGCCGGCCGAGCCGTCCAAAGCGGCGGAAACGGTCGCCTGCCTCGCGGTCGGCAATCTCGCCGCCGCGGAGGCGCGGCGCTTCGAATCCCGGCTCGCGTCGCTGCAACTGGGCGATCGCATGAAGCGCGAAACCAGCGCGGGCTCCGACGCCACCAGCCACATCGTCTACATTCCGCCGCAAGGCAGCAAGGAAGGCGCCGAGAAGAAGGCCGGCGAGCTGAAGGCGCTGGGCGTGACCGACTACTTCATCATGTCCGACAGCTCGGCGATGAAGTGGGGCATTTCGCTTGGGGTGTTCAAATCGGAAGCGGCGGCGCAGGCCTTGCTGGCCTCGTTGGTCAAGCAGGGCGTGCACAGCGCGCGCATCGCCTCGCGCGGCGGTTCGGCCGAAAAGGTGGAGTTCCGCTTCCGCGGCATCGATGCCGCCGCGAAGGCGCGCATCGTGGATATCGCGGGCAGTTTTGCTTCGGCCGAAACCGGCTCCTGCAAGTAA